The genomic stretch GTTATCAATGTTACAATAGCAATGAATGTATCATCTAAAGAAATTGGTAGAAAAGATATTTTAAAAATTGAAAACAGAGAATTGGATTATAATGAACTTAATCAAATTGCGTTAATTGCTCCTAAAGCTACAATTAATATTATTAGAGACTTTAAACCAATTAAAAAAGATAAAATTGATTTACCTAAAAAAATTACATCGATTCTTAAATGTACAAATCCCAAATGTATTACTAATTATGAAAATGAACCTATTACTACAATATTTAATGTTATTAAAAAACAGCCCCCAATTGTAAGATGCCATTATTGTGAAAAATTAATTGGATTAAAAGATATTGAAAAACAATTCGAATAATCCTTTTATTTTTTTAAATAATCACTTAACCTCTTTGATAAAGCAAGTATTGTGAGAATTGGTGGTTTTCCAGGAGATATTGGAAGAACACTTGCATCACAAACATACAAACCATCAATTTTTGTTTTTAAATTATTATCAACAACTTTTCCAATCGGTGCTGTTCCTCCAGGATGCGCACCTCTATAAACTGTTGATGCAATGGTTGTTGCATCTACACCAGCTTTTTCTAGAATAAAGCCAGCAGTAGCGACTCCTTCTGACAAGTATCTAATATCATTAATTGTATTATATTTAACAACATTTCCTTCCCTATCCACATAACCTCTACATTCATCTGAGGTTTTAACCATAATACTTAAAATATCTTTATCACTTACACCATTAACATCAATATTGCCCTTAATAGATGATGAAAAATGAGGAGATAATACAAAATTTCTACCAATAACCAAAGCACCCATTTGAACTTCAGAATTAAATTTAATATCTTTAAGATAACCTCCCACACTAACAAAAGGATCAAAAAATATTTCATTACCTGCTTCAATATCTACTTTTCGCAAAATTAAAGTAGAACCAATAGCTCCTGCAGATAACACAATCGTGTCAGATAAGATTGATTCTTCTTTACCATTTTTAATGTAAATTAATCCTTTAACCGAATTATTTTTAACAATTACATCAACAATATCAGCTTCAGTAATTAAATTTGCACCATATTCAATAGCTTTATCAACAAAATCCTTTCCAGACCATTTGGCATCAACAGGACAACCAAATGCACACTTTCCACATTGAATACATTTTTCCTCACGAATAGCTTTAGGCATTTTTAAAGTATTTAGTCCTAATTTGTTACCTGCATCTAAAAATAGCTGTGTTCCCATGCCTATATGAGAATCACTAAGTGGTTTAACATTAATTAATTTTTCCACATATTCATAAGCGTCTGATAAATCAATCCCAAATTCCAATAACTCTTCATCTAATGCACGAACCATATTAGCCATTGAAACAATAGTTGAACCACCGACACAAGTTGTTGTTAATAAATCAATCCCCTCATTATACTTATCATAATAATTAAAAGCATATTTTGATTTTATATACGATCCTTTTTCAATAATAGTAACAGGAACATTGTCCTTAGCCAGTTCATAAGCAAGAATTCCACCACCTGCACCAGTACCTACTATCACGACCATTAAATCACCTACTATAAAAAATATATCATATGTTATGAATATTTAATCAACCAATATAAAAAACTTTTATTAAACATGTGAATTAAAATAAACAATATAATACTCTTTTAGGAGAGATAAAATGGAAGAATATATTGACTTATTTAACAAAGTTATTGACAAAACAATCCCTCAAGTAGATTACATCGATATTAGAGCAGGAAATGGTGATATAACTTCTATATTAATGAAAGATGGAATCATTCAAGAAATTAATACTGGAATGAGTTTATCAGTGCGAATAAGAGTTTTAAATAATGGTGCATGGGGATTTGCACATACAACAGACTTATCTAAACTTAATGAAATAACAAAAACAGCAATTAAAATTTCTAATTCACTTAAAGGAGATGAAAAGTTAAGTGAAGAAGAAATAATAAAAGATAAAATTGCTGTTGATGTTAAAATACCATTTAATGAAATATCAATAGATGAAAAAAAAGAAATAATGAAATATGCGAGTGATTCGGCCAATATTGATAAAATTAATAGTACTACAGTTAGCTATGGAAATTCTGAAGTTGAAGAAATATTTTTAAATAGTGAAGGAAGTAACATCCAAGTTAAAACCTCAAGAGTTAGAATGGCATTAAATGCCTCTGCAACAAATGGAGAAATCATTCAATTTGGACATGGGAGTCTTGGAGGAGTTAAAGGATTTGAAATAATAGCTGATGCAGATATTGAAGAATTTGGAAGAAAAATTGGTCAAAAAGCTGTCAGATTGTTAGATGCTAAAGCTGCACCATCTGGAAGATTCCAAGTTATTACCGATCCTGAACTAACAGGTGTTTTAATACATGAAGCTTTAGGTCATGCAACAGAAGGAGACTTAATCTTACAAAATGATTCCATACTTAAAGATAAACTCGGAAGCAAAATTGCCTCAGATATTGTGAATATATATGATAATGCAACACTTAAAAATGGCTTTGGATATTATCCATATGATGCTGAAGGAATTAAAACAACACCTAATCAATTAGTTAAAGATGGAGAATTAGTATCTCTTTTAAATTCCAGAGAAACAGCAGCAAAATTAGGTATGAAATCCTCTGGAAATGCAAGATCATCCATATCTGACCAGCCAATTGTAAGAATGAGCAATACTTATTTAGAACCTGGAGATATGAATTTTGATGAACTTATAGAAGATGTTTCAGATGGAATTTACCTTAAAGGATCAAGAGGTGGACAAGTAGATACTGGTAAAGGAATTTTCCAATTCAATGCAGTTGAAGGATTTAAAATTGAAAATGGAGAACTAACAACACCACTAAGGGATGTTTCATTATCAGGAAATATTTTGGAAACTTTAAAAAATGTAGATGCATTAGGAAATGATTTTAAACTTAGTGTGGGTTACTGTGGAAAAGATGGGCAAACAGCACCAGTAGGAGATGGTGGACCACATACAAGAATTTTAAATACAATGGTAGGAGGAATGGGTTAATGATAAGTGAGAGTAGTGGAAAATACTTATTAGAAATAGCTAAAAAAGCAGTTTATGAGTATATAACAAATGGAAAAACTTTAGAAATCCCAGATGATTGTCCTTCAGAACTCCATGAAAAATTAGGAGTTTTTGTGACAATTAATAAAAATAATCGGTTGAGAGGATGTATTGGTTATCCAGAACCTATCAAAACAGCAATTCAAGCAACAATTGATGTAGCTATTGCTGCAGCAGTAAATGATCCAAGATTTAATCAAGTAGGTGAAAATGAATATGATGATTTGGAATTTGAAGTAACAGTTCTTACAAAGCCAGAATTAATTATAATTGCTCATCCAAATCAATATTTTGAAGAAATAGAAATTGGCAAAGATGGATTGATAATTCAAAAAGGAAGATCAAGAGGTTTATTACTTCCACAAGTAGCAGTTGAAAATGCTTTTGAAATTGAAGACTTTTTAGAACATACCTGTATGAAAGCTGGAATCAGTGCTGACAGTTGGTTGGATGAAAGCTGTGATGTCTACAAATTTCAAGGACAAATATTTAAATAGTGATTGCAATGATGATACCAACAATCCCTACACCTGATGAACTGTTAAACAAAGGGTTTAGCAGAGGAAAAAAAGCAGCGGATTTACTTAGAGATCAAAAAATACCTAAGCATCTAAAAGGTAAAAGAATTGAAGAAAGACGTGTGATAACTTCATGTCAAGTGATTAAAGATAAATTAAAATCAATATTAGATGCAGTTCCAGAAATTGAAGAACTACATCCATTTTATCAAGATTATATTGATATTACTGTTGGTGTAGATGATATGAAGCAATCACTTGGAGCTTTAAACTGGGCATATGGAATTTTAACACAACTTGAAAAAGAATATGGTGGAAAAATTAGGAAAAATCCGTCAGAAAAAGCTACAATGCTTCAAAAACAAGCTTATGGAAGAATTGCTTCAGTTGTAAATAAAATTAAAAAAGATCTCGATTTTCTCGATTTTGCAAAAGCCAATTTAAGAAATATGCCAACAATTGACTTTGATGCAACTACCATAGTTATTGCAGGATTTCCCAATGTAGGAAAATCAACACTTCTCCGCCAAATTACAGGAGCAGATCCGCAAGTAGCTAATTACCCATTTACAACAAAAGGAATACAAATAGGTCACACCGAAAGACATTGGAAAAGCATTCAAATTATTGATACACCAGGATTACTTGACAGACCAGTTTTAGAAATGAACGATATTGAAATGAATGCAATAGTAGCTTTAGAACATTTAGCAGATGCAATTTTATTTATTTTTGATGGATCTGAAACTTGTGGATTTCGTTTAGATAATCAATATAATCTTTTAAAACAAATTGAAAAAATTTTTAGCGAAATACCAATTGTATACCTTTTCAATAAAATGGATTTAGTTGAAGATAAAGAATATCTTAACCAATACATAGACAATGTAGATAACACAATATTTATATCAGCCATTGAAGGAGAAGGTATTGAAAAAATTAATAAAAAAATAGACAGTATTAGTAAAATTGAAAGAAATATTGATGATGAAGATGAATATTATTAATGGTTAATTTTATATACAACATATAATAATTATATTAGTAACCAAAATTAACTAAAAGGAGGCAATTAATATGGTTGATAATAAAACAATAAAAAGCAAAGTAGAAGATGCAAAAGAAAAATACGAAGAAACAAAAGAAACAAGAAAAGAAAAATACGAAGAAACAAAAGAAAAAAGCAAAAATTTTGCAGATAATGTAATGAATGATTTATACAAAAGTATTGATGAAATTAAAGAAAATATTAAAACCGTTCAAAAAGCAGCTGATGAAAAATATACTTCCTATAAACAAGCAACTGTCCAAAACTTAGATGTTGATTTAATTGAAAGTGATGATGTATACTACTTAAAAGTAGCTGTACCAGGAATTCCAAAAGAAGATATTAACATAGAAGCTGGGGACAATGATATTACCATTGAAGCAACTTTTGATGCATACATTAATGAATTTGCAGAAGATGATAGTGCTAAAGAAATCGTGTCTAACTTGAAAAAAGGAAAATGTGTAAAAACTGTAAGATTTGAAAGTAGTATTAATATTGAAGAAATTTCTGCTAAATTTAATAATGGAACTGTAATTATTAATATACCAAAATTAATCATACCAAAACATAAAGTGAATGTAGAATAGAGTTATTTATCCTAAACTTTTTTTTACTCTATTTTTACCTTTTTTATTTTTATAAAAAGTTTCGAAAAAACTATTGTTTAAGTCTTTATTGGCATATATAAAAAAAATGCAAAATATTTTTTTTTAATATCTGACTTTGCCAATATGTCTTGTAGCTCCAGGATCTTCACCATTAAAATGAGCTAAATAATATACAAACCATTCAAGTGGAACCACAAATATTAATGGAGATAATAAATTATCTACATCAGCATAATCTTTCAAATTATAAACTATTGCTTTTAATTCAAAATTGTTAGAAAAATCAATAGTTTTATCAGTAATTTCATCAGATTCAAAATTGGAATGGAATATAATTACTGGAACTCCTTTTTCTGCACGTTCAATTAAACCATGCCTGAATTCTGCAGAATAAAGAGGGCATGCATGTTTAATAGCTCCTTCCATAAGCATAGTCATAGCTAATTTAAATGATAAACCAAAGTTAGGACCACTTCCCATACAATAAAAAATATCTTCGTCTTTAAATTCTTTAGCTAATTTTTTATTATCATTTTCAGTAGTTTTTAATAGATTTTCAATAATATTTGGAATTTCTTGTAATTGATTTAATAGTTTATCTGCATTTTCATAATTAGCTACCTTAAAGAAGATTTGATAAAGACATGCTAGTTGAGTTACATAAGTTTTAGTACCCAAAATAGCTGTTTCTCTCCCACATTGAGTTACAATAGGAATTTTAACTTCTTTAATCATTGAACTATCTTTTTCATTTGAAATAGAAACCGTGTTAATTTCATAATCATTTGCTTTTCTAAGTGATGCAAGAGTATCAGCAGTTTCACCTGATTGTGATGCAAAAATAGCTATTGAGTTTTCACCCTTAGTTAATTTTTTATTATAAAAAAACTCATAGCCAGTAAATACTTCAATATTGATATTGGTTGAAGACATTCTTATTGCATCTCTAATTGTATAACATGTTGAAATTGAACTTCCACAACCAATTAAATAAACTTTATCAACCTTTGAAACAAATTTTGAAACATCATTTAATTTAGACATCTCACTTTCAAATGTTTTTCTTAATGAATCGGGTTGTTCCATCATTTCATCATACATATTATAGTTCATTATTAAACCCCTTAAAAATTGATAAGAATTATGATTATTTTATTTTTTTATCTATATATATTTTGAGGACATGCTAAAAAATATTTTATTAAAAAATCAGCTTAACATTACATATAGCATAACTTTAGATATAATTATATATCAAAAAAACTTTTGTTAATATATGTAAAAATTCGGAATTATCCACTCTATCAACTATTGAAAATATCCTTTAATAATAGATGAAGTAAAAAGAGCATTAATTGAGAAGGTTTTAAGATTTAATTAATAATTAAATCAATAAATTCAAAATTATCTCCATCAAATAATCCTTTATCTGAAAGTTTTAAAGAAGGAATTACCAAAAGAGCCATGAATGATAATGTCATGAATGGAGAATCAAGACGACATCCAAATCTATCAACAATTTCTTCAAGTTCATCTAATTTAGAAGCTACACTATATGCATCCTCATTACTCATTAAACCCGCAACAGAAAGAGTTAAATAATCATTCATATCCTCATAAGCAACAGAAAATCCTCCCTTATTTTCAATTAATATGTTAATAGCATTAGCCATATCATTAGCATTTGTCCCTACAACAATCAGATTATGAGAATCATGGGAAACAGAAGATGCAATAGCACCTTTTTTAAGGTGAAAACCCTTAATAAATGCATTTGAAATATTATCCCCAGTATACCTATCAACAACAGCTATTTTTAAAATATCTTCTTTTAAGTCTGGTTGAATAATATTATTTTCACACTTTAAAGTTGATTTAATGTTTTGAGTTATTAATTCACCATTAAAACATTGAATAACATTAACTTCGCATTCTTCACCATCAAAACATACTTCAAAATCACGAACCTCTTTTTTAGAAACATTGATAGTGTTTTTATAATCTATCTCTTCAACATCAAATAAGACATTTTCTCCATCAAAAACACATTGTCCACCAATATATGTTTTTAAAACATTTAAATCGACTAAATTATCTACTACTATAAAATCTGCTTTAGCACCCTTTACAATAGTTCCAGCATCTATATTATAATGAGAAGCAGGATTAATTGTAACCATTTCAATAGCTTTTATAATATCCACTTCTAATTCACAAGCTTTTTGAATTGATTTGTTTAGATGTCCTTTAGTTAAATCATTAGGATGTTTGTCATCACTTACAATAAAATCAAAAATTGGTGAGTGAATTCTTCTCTCTAAAATTTCAGTTGGTATTATTCCAAAACTGTCTTGGTTTCTCCAATAGTTTACTCTTTCAGTGAAATCAAAAAGAGCCTCCATATTTTTAGCAGAAGAACCATCACGAACCATTATTTTCATGCCTTTATGTTTTTTTTCAATAGCTTCACCAAAACTACTGCATTCATGATCTGTGATAATATATTGTTCTATATATTTATCTAAATCTTTACCAGAAAGCATAGGTGCATGACCATCAACTGGTTTATTATATTCATTAGCTAGTTCTAATTTTCTTAAAACTTCAACATCACCATTAATTACCCCTGGAAAATTCATCATTTCCCCTAAAGCAACAATTTCATCTTTTTCAAGCAAAAATTCCATATCACTACTATCTAAAACAGCTCCAGAAGTTTCAAAATTAGTAGCAGGAACACAAGATGGTGCTGTAAAATAAAAATTAAAAGGAACTGTTTGGGCATTTTTAATCATGAATTCAATGCCTTCAATTCCACAAACATTAGCTATTTCATGAGGGTCACAAACAACAGAAGTAGTACCATGCCTAACAGCAATTTTTGCAAATTGGGCTGGTGTAAGCATTGTACTTTCAATGTGAATATGAGAATCAATGAAGCCTGGAAGAATTAAACCTTCAATATCTGCTTTAAATTCACTTTCAACAGCTATTGGAATAATTTCTTTAAAAATCCCATTTTCAATAGTTATTTTAGCTGGATAAACAGAATCTGTTAAAACATCAAGAATATAAGCAGTGAAAGTCATTTTAATCCTCATGTAATGAATTATAAAGAAGAGGTAAAAATGTACCAATATCTGTTACAATACCAACTACCTGAGCACTACCTCTATCAGATAATTTAGTAACCGTAGATGGATTAATATCTACACAAATACTTTTTACTTTTGAAGGTAGTAAATTACCAGTTGCAATCGAATGCAACATTGTAGCTATCATAATAACCATGTCAACTTCTTGAGCGTATTTTCTCATTATTCTTTGAGATTTAGCTGTGTCAGTTATTACATCAGGAAGAGGACCATCATCACGAATAGAACCGGCTAAGACAAATGGAACATCATTCTTAATACATTCATACATGATTCCACCATTTAAAGTTCCATCCTCAACAGCATTCTTAATAGAACCTGAATTATTAATTCTATTAATTGCCCTCATATGATGAGTATGACCATGAGCTATAATTTTACCAGTTTCTACCTCAATACCTAACGATGTTCCAAACAAATTACTTTCAATATCATGAGTAGCTAATGCATTACCTGCCATTATAACATCAATATAACCTTCACGAATTAATGATGCTAAAAACTTACCAGAACCTGTGTGAACAATAGCAGGCCCTCCAACAATGGCTATTTTCCCGCCTTTTTTCTTAATTTCTTTTATTTCATCAGCAATTCCATTAATTAAACTCATCAATGGTTTTTCAGAAGAAACTTCACTATTCATAAACTCAAATACTTCTTGCTCACCTCTTGATCTCTGAGGAGGTGTAACTTTTACTCCTTCAAGACCAACGACAATTTTATCTCCAGCTTTAATATCATCTATTGGTTTAACAAAAGCTCGTTTTTCTTCTTCATCAACAACAATCAAACAATCCATTTCAATTTGTTCTACATAAATCCAATCCCCAGCATAAAGAATGTGAGTTGTATGGTTGGATGTGGAATAAAAACCTTCAGGAGCAACTTTATCTTTAGTTGATGCAACTAATTGAACTTCTTTTAACTCTGCAATTGATGCACCAAGAACAGATAATTCATCTAATATTGAATCCAACAATTCAGGAGATTCAGCAGAAACAGAAATTTTAGCTCTGCTTGTATCTGATTTTTTTCTACCAACTTCGAATTCTAATATATCAAAATCCCCACCTTTGTCCATAATTAAACCCATTGTCTTAGTAAGAGCCAATGAATCTATAATATGGCCAGAAAGTTCAATAGTTCTTTTATTCATAATACTTTGCCCCATTATAATTAATATTATAAGTATACTTTAAAGTGATATTTAATTGTATTGATGAAATCCTATCCTTTCAATCAAGTAATATATCAGCAGTTAAAAAGATAAATCTAAAGCATCATAATATGAATAATAAAAAAAAGAAAATAAATCAATTGAAAAGTTATGATTCAAATTAATTTATTTTTTTGAATTTGCCGATTCTATTGTTTCTAGATTTTAGAAATGGAGAAATTAAAGTAATAAAAATTGGAGAATATCTTTTCATAACATTAGTTAAATTATAATCTCCAGTCATTTTAAACATTGGACAGAGATCTTCAAAATCTCGACTTTCTTTTATACCCCATTTAAATACTGCACCAGTTTGCCTCACAGTATCATGATTCTTTTGATTTTTTACCATCCAAGGAGTCATTAATTCTATAAGTAATTCAACTTTTCCAAAGCTTTCAGAAATTTTAAAAAATAATTTTTTTACCTTTTCTTCAGATAAATACATTAAAAAACCTTCAGCTATGATTAAAACATTATCTTTATTCTCAATTTTATCAATCCAATTAAAATCAAGAGCTGAAGATGAAATATTTAAAACTCTATCATGATTATCTATTAATTTATTTCTCAAAGAGATAACATTTTCAAAATCAATATTATACCATTTTATTTTTCCATTATCTACTCTACTAAATCTATCATCCAAACCACAAGCTAAATTAATAACAGAACATTCAGGGTTGTTTTTAATATATTTAGAAACCTCATCATCTAGTATAATAGTTCTTGCAGCACATCCCCAAAAGTTCATTTTATTTTTAGACTCTTTAAAACGTTCTGCAAAATCGTAATCAAGATTATTAATAATCTCAATTGCAGTTTTATCATAAAATGCTGGATTTTCCCTATTATTTTCTAATGCTCTTGAATATAATGGAACAAGCATTGTTTCACTAACACCAGATAAATCTACTCTTTCTTTCATAAAACACCTCCTTTTCTGATTTGATGTATTAATTCTAAAACATCAATAATTAGGTATACCTAAATTTTTAATTCATCATATATAATCTTTTCACCGAATAAGACATATAGTTAAATTAATCAATTAATGTTAAAAAATCATGAATAATTTTAGCCGCAACAACTGCAGTAACATCACCTAATTTGTCACTAGCTGTTTCTACAACATCAAAACCAACAATATTTTTATGAGATGCAGCCTGAAGTAAATCTTCTATCTCAGAAATAAACAATCCTGCAGGAACTGGATTACCCACATTAGGAGCAATAGATGGATCAACTACATCCATATCAATAGATAAATAAATAGGACCATCAATATTAGATACATAATACTCAATAGCATCCATATGTTTATGAACATCTTTATTTTTAAATGTTTGAATATTATACGTTGATTTTACAAATTCCTCTTCATCAATAGACGATGACCTAATTCCAATTTGAACCAAATCGCAACCAATTTCATGAGCTCTCCTCATAACAGTTGCATGAGAATACTTCTCACCAATAAAATCAAAAGCTAAATCTCTATGAGCATCTAAATGTATAACTGTCAAACTACCATATTGATTAAAAAGTGCTTTAATAGCTCCGATAGATACAGAATGTTCTCCACCAATTATAATTGGTTTAATTTTTAAATCAGCTAATTCACAAACAGTTTCTTCTACAATGTCACATGTTGCTTTACAATTACCATAAACTACATTAACATCTCCAAAATCATAAAAATTAGCTGTTAATTCTTTATTAAAAATAGTATTAAATTTTTCAAGGCCAAATGATGCTTCACGAACAACAATTGGACCCAAACGAGTTCCAGAATGATAAGAAGTAGTGCTGTCAAATGGAACTCCAATTATACCATATGAATTCTCACGAATATTTTCAAAATCATTTTCACTAGAAAATGCAAATTTCCAAGGTTCGTAAGTGTTTAATAGCATAATTAATCTTGAAAGGAAAAATAATAGAAGAACTTATTTAGTTCTCATTATTTTCATGTTACCTAAAGCAACAATGTATTCTACTTCAATACCTTCAGTTATTGTATCTTTTAACTCTTCAGGCATTGGTAAATCTAATGTATCATAACTTTCCATATCCATTAATTGAACATTGTCACCTTGAATGGATAAAACTTGACCTACTCTTTTATCAATAATAGGAATATCTACTTTAGTATCTACTGGTTTTACAATGCTTCTTTTTTGATTATCAAAGATACCTACAGCTTCTAATCTTGCTTTTGCAGCCCCATGTTTACCAGGGGATGAAGTAGTTAAACTAGTAATTTTAGATGCTTCTCCACCTAAAACTATATATTTTCCAACTTTTAATGTTTTAATCTCTACAACTTTTGTTGACATTAATTTTCCTCCATAAATAAAAACCGGTTTTTATAATCTTATAATAAGGAATATTATTAGACTAATATTAATTTATATGTTCTATTTTATATAAAAGTACCTATTATATTAAAGCTTTATTTTTCAAAAATAAAATCATTGCAATAGACAAACAAAACAATATAAAAATAACCCAAATTATAATAAACAATTTTTTACTGTCTTTTTCTCCCTTAATTATATAATGTTCTCCTTTAACATCACTAGATTTCTTCTTAGTATTTTTAAACTCATCATCATTTCTCAAAAAATTATAAAATGAACGAGAAAGAATAAAGAATACAATCAGCAGTATTACACCTAAATAAGAAGCTAAACTACTTTTAACAAATATCATGATCATAGATGAAGATAATAAGACTAACAAAATATAAAATGCTACACTCAACAATAAAGACAAATATTTGTTTAAAATCATAAAGTTACACCTATTTAATTATAATTTAAAATACTATTTAATTTTAAGGCATATATAAAAATTCATTATATAATATTATTAAATAGAAATAACATATTAAAATTTAGTGATTTAAATGAAAATAGCTATAGTTTGTGGAAAAGATGAAGGTCCAACAAAATTAAATGCTTTCGACAATGCTCTAAGTGATGCAGGAATTGGAGATGTTAATTTAATCAAAGTATCCAGTATGCTTTCAGGAAACACAGAAATAAAAAAACTACCTAAACTTAAAGCTGGAGCTATGGTCAACTGTGTATTATCTGAAGTTACATCCAACACACCAGGAGATCAAATAACAGCAGTTGTAGCAGTAGCTATTGGAAATAAATTAGGTTGTGTAGTTGAAACAAGTGGAATAAACAAAAATCGAAAAGAACTATTAAATAAAGCAGAATTGATGGTAAAATATATGATGGAAAAACGAGATGTTGAAATAAAAGATTTAATTGTAAAAGAATCAACAACAACAGTTAAAAATATTGCATCAGTAGTTTCATCAGTTATTTATTTAAATGAAGATATAATAGAGGAATAAAAATGGATGCTCGAGATAAAAAAATAGCAACTGATCTTTCTTATGAAATTATAAAAGAAGTTGGAAGAGCTATACGACCCTATGTTGGAAAAGTAGAATCCGGGGAAAAAGTAAAAATGGGAGCTGATGGAACACCAACATCCCTTATTGATATTATTGCTGAAGAAAAAGTCATTAATATATTAAAAAATGCTCCTGTTTACTCTTACATTATTAGTGAAGAAATTGGAGAGTTAAAATTAGGAAAAGGAACAGAAAAAAGTGTTGTTTTAACTCAAGAATTAAGACGTGAATTAGAAGATAATGAGGAGCGACCGAAATTCATATTCTTAGTTGACCCTCTTGATGGAACAAGCAATGCAATTAAAGAAATTCCTGCTTACGGTATTTCAATAGCTATTGCAAATGTTCCTAAAGGAAGAATAGCTAATTTAAACGATGTAGAATTAGGCTTTATTAATAATTTCGGGAATGGTAACTTTTTTGAAGCGGAGAAAGGAAAAGGATGTTGGTTAAATAATGAATCAGTACATCCAAGCGATGAAACTAACATAGCTAACATGTCTCTTGGAGGATTTACCAAAAGTGGAACCATAGAAGCATCAAAATTAGTTGATAATGCAAGAAGAATGAGAGTGCTTGGAAGTGTAGTTTTAGAACTTTCATA from Methanobrevibacter oralis encodes the following:
- the pyrI gene encoding aspartate carbamoyltransferase regulatory subunit; the encoded protein is MTSNKKSELKIEAIENGTVIDHITANKSLHILKILGLPNSEVINVTIAMNVSSKEIGRKDILKIENRELDYNELNQIALIAPKATINIIRDFKPIKKDKIDLPKKITSILKCTNPKCITNYENEPITTIFNVIKKQPPIVRCHYCEKLIGLKDIEKQFE
- a CDS encoding GMC family oxidoreductase N-terminal domain-containing protein, encoding MVVIVGTGAGGGILAYELAKDNVPVTIIEKGSYIKSKYAFNYYDKYNEGIDLLTTTCVGGSTIVSMANMVRALDEELLEFGIDLSDAYEYVEKLINVKPLSDSHIGMGTQLFLDAGNKLGLNTLKMPKAIREEKCIQCGKCAFGCPVDAKWSGKDFVDKAIEYGANLITEADIVDVIVKNNSVKGLIYIKNGKEESILSDTIVLSAGAIGSTLILRKVDIEAGNEIFFDPFVSVGGYLKDIKFNSEVQMGALVIGRNFVLSPHFSSSIKGNIDVNGVSDKDILSIMVKTSDECRGYVDREGNVVKYNTINDIRYLSEGVATAGFILEKAGVDATTIASTVYRGAHPGGTAPIGKVVDNNLKTKIDGLYVCDASVLPISPGKPPILTILALSKRLSDYLKK
- a CDS encoding TldD/PmbA family protein; protein product: MEEYIDLFNKVIDKTIPQVDYIDIRAGNGDITSILMKDGIIQEINTGMSLSVRIRVLNNGAWGFAHTTDLSKLNEITKTAIKISNSLKGDEKLSEEEIIKDKIAVDVKIPFNEISIDEKKEIMKYASDSANIDKINSTTVSYGNSEVEEIFLNSEGSNIQVKTSRVRMALNASATNGEIIQFGHGSLGGVKGFEIIADADIEEFGRKIGQKAVRLLDAKAAPSGRFQVITDPELTGVLIHEALGHATEGDLILQNDSILKDKLGSKIASDIVNIYDNATLKNGFGYYPYDAEGIKTTPNQLVKDGELVSLLNSRETAAKLGMKSSGNARSSISDQPIVRMSNTYLEPGDMNFDELIEDVSDGIYLKGSRGGQVDTGKGIFQFNAVEGFKIENGELTTPLRDVSLSGNILETLKNVDALGNDFKLSVGYCGKDGQTAPVGDGGPHTRILNTMVGGMG
- a CDS encoding TIGR00296 family protein; this translates as MISESSGKYLLEIAKKAVYEYITNGKTLEIPDDCPSELHEKLGVFVTINKNNRLRGCIGYPEPIKTAIQATIDVAIAAAVNDPRFNQVGENEYDDLEFEVTVLTKPELIIIAHPNQYFEEIEIGKDGLIIQKGRSRGLLLPQVAVENAFEIEDFLEHTCMKAGISADSWLDESCDVYKFQGQIFK
- a CDS encoding NOG1 family protein, coding for MMIPTIPTPDELLNKGFSRGKKAADLLRDQKIPKHLKGKRIEERRVITSCQVIKDKLKSILDAVPEIEELHPFYQDYIDITVGVDDMKQSLGALNWAYGILTQLEKEYGGKIRKNPSEKATMLQKQAYGRIASVVNKIKKDLDFLDFAKANLRNMPTIDFDATTIVIAGFPNVGKSTLLRQITGADPQVANYPFTTKGIQIGHTERHWKSIQIIDTPGLLDRPVLEMNDIEMNAIVALEHLADAILFIFDGSETCGFRLDNQYNLLKQIEKIFSEIPIVYLFNKMDLVEDKEYLNQYIDNVDNTIFISAIEGEGIEKINKKIDSISKIERNIDDEDEYY
- a CDS encoding Hsp20/alpha crystallin family protein — protein: MVDNKTIKSKVEDAKEKYEETKETRKEKYEETKEKSKNFADNVMNDLYKSIDEIKENIKTVQKAADEKYTSYKQATVQNLDVDLIESDDVYYLKVAVPGIPKEDINIEAGDNDITIEATFDAYINEFAEDDSAKEIVSNLKKGKCVKTVRFESSINIEEISAKFNNGTVIINIPKLIIPKHKVNVE